One Electrophorus electricus isolate fEleEle1 chromosome 13, fEleEle1.pri, whole genome shotgun sequence DNA segment encodes these proteins:
- the txndc16 gene encoding thioredoxin domain-containing protein 16 isoform X4 translates to MYCLLLSPLFLTLKSKLAIRQLLSRLVVHTAASFTENMVSGRTSFIYFVKQANPTVKTFIEQLEMSADALEDYGILIGKVNCSEETIEKYCTEEEVMKKIHLFRGPDVLRSFDIDTVFDVNAIVSHVLFAVLFDEVRCVHTPAELGRVERAAKGTADVVMGHIRVLGLPEHRALMEAAFVYGAKYQFVQTSGTLLLRHMEIADPSDVQACLWFLHCRTVSRLSEPCPHTLMRKPLTTINIHTFLQLMEAPLLTEAAVDPAEVDVVYSHLNVPVIFLFSRPETVHLDRVTAETLAWRLRGEAGLVLIHRDNPSVKTPLVYNAAYRLPQESLRYFTLKNVEEVVTLLRDQLLPKEREKQDKEEEIEYDWSGVDVLDDEVAESVYRDRGLMLDMDKVPELTADTFSAAVMQHGLMVVLFYVKWDAVSMAFLQSFVEVAHALEGVNGLDLASVNCGEWTDVCGDQNITSFPFVLLYQPGEAAQPYRGMLGAESLHTFLLLRQDPSPLELSSLAEVASFLEGDLYSRHLAHSPVRVMGLFTSADQGVAVFVEAAKSLRGEILLGLFVNKVADAWTDGHTVSLPALLVSRGPGVQQEAHTLLPSTSQNLAERIRCIVLDTFPELTVENLPWYLEQGKPLLLLFVGGGEGPLMTQPLEEMRMAQSVGQLVDVLPCWIHLGRTPAGRSVLKAYLGFVPPLPALVLSRIGGDGEVFHFPPERPLLSKNIVQWLQRIENNQEQCAGAIPEVAWDPPVPFYDFLAIMDEEAPGYAAQRSPKVKPKGKKEQPAGEARQEAGTSAGRGAEETRQDVEGTSAGRGAGEARQEKEGTSVGRGAREARQDEEGMFAGGGVDEARMEEEEEGMSAGRGAGEAGRGDVCWKRSRQGEAVEGGDVCCKRSWRGEAGGEDVCWKRSRRGEAVEGGDICWKRSCRSCS, encoded by the exons ATGTACTGTTTATTGTTGTCGCCCTTATTTTTGACTCTTAAGTCAAAACTTGCGATACGGCAACTACTTTCAAGGTTAGTCGTGCATACAGCTGCAAGTTTTACGGAGAACATGGTGTCCGGGAGAACGTCTTTCATATATTTTGTTAAACAAG CTAATCCAACCGTTAAGACCTTTATAGAGCAGTTAGAGATGTCTGCAGATGCTCTAGAGGACTATGGCATATTGATTGGTAAG GTGAATTGCTCAGAAGAGACCATAGAAAAATACTGCACGGAGGAAGAAGTGATGAAGAAGATACATTTGTTCAG AGGCCCCGATGTTTTGAGAAGTTTTGATATTGACACCGTTTTTGATGTCAACGCCATCGTTTCTCACGTGCTGTT CGCCGTGCTCTTCGACGAGGTTCGCTGCGTGCACACACCTGCCGAGCTGGGGCGGGTGGAGAGAGCTGCGAAAGGGACCGCCGACGTAGTGATGGGCCACATCCGCGTGCTCGGCCTTCCAG AGCATCGGGCTTTAATGGAGGCAGCGTTTGTGTATGGAGCCAAGTACCAGTTTGTGCAGACCTCAGGAActctgctgctcagacacatgGA GATTGCTGATCCTTCAGATGTACAGGCGTGTCTCTGGTTCCTCCACTGCAGAACAGTGTCCCGGCTGTCTGAgccctgtccacacacactcatgagaAAGCCACTGACCACcatcaacatacacacattcctcCAGCTGATGGAGGCGCCACTTTTG ACGGAGGCAGCGGTGGACCCTGCTGAGGTGGACGTGGTATACAGCCATCTGAATGTGCCTGTGATCTTTCTGTTCTCACGGCCCGAGACGGTTCACCTGGACCGGGTCACCGCGGAGACCCTGGCCTGGAGACTCCGTGGGGAGGCAGGCCTCGTGCTCATCCACAG GGACAATCCCAGTGTCAAAACTCCGCTCGTATATAATGCTGCTTATCGCCTCCCACAGGAG AGCTTGAGGTATTTTACACTGAAGAATGTTGAAGAGGTCGTCACCTTATTGAGAGACCAACTTTTGccaaaggagagggagaaacaagACAAGGAAGAAGAAATTGAATATGACTGGTCTGGTGTTG ATGTCTTGGATGATGAGGTAGCGGAGTCAGTGTACAGGGACCGGGGATTGATGCTAGACATGGACAAGGTGCCCGAGCTCACGGCCGACACTTTTAGTGCTGCAGTGATGCAACATGGCCTCATGGTGGTGCTGTTCTATGTGAAAT GGGATGCTGTATCCATGGCTTTTCTGCAGTCATTTGTAGAGGTTGCTCATGCACTTGAAG GTGTGAATGGGCTAGACCTGGCCTCCGTGAACTGCGGAGAGTGGACAGATGTGTGCGGTGATCAGAACATCACCTCCTTCCCCTTTGTGCTGCTGTACCAACCTGGGGAGGCTGCCCAGCCCTACAGGGGCATGCTGGGAGCTGAGAGCCTCCACACATTCCTCCTCCT GCGTCAAGACCCCAGCCCTCTCGAGCTCTCCTCTCTGGCAGAGGTGGCGTCCTTCCTGGAAGGGGatttgtacagtaggcacttgGCTCACTCCCCTGTGCGGGTGATGGGTCTTTTCACATCCGCAGACCAGG GAGTGGCTGTATTTGTGGAAGCTGCAAAGTCTCTGAGAGGGGAGATACTCTTGGGGCTGTTTGTGAACAAAGTGGCTGACGCATG GACTGATGGACACACTGTGAGCCTCCCCGCTCTCTTGGTGTCTCGGGGACCTGGAGTTCAACAGGAAGCCCATACTCTCCTCCCATCTACATCACAGAACCTGGCTGAACGAATTCGGTGCATCGTACTGGACACATTT CCTGAGCTGACTGTGGAGAACCTGCCCTGGTATCTGGAGCAAGGCAAACCCTTGCTCTTACTCTTCGTTGGGGGAGGAGAGGGTCCCTTGATGACTCAGCCCCTGGAGGAGATGCGGATGGCTCAAAGTGTGGGGCAGCTTGTCGATGTCCTTCCCTGCTGGATCCACTT GGGCCGCACGCCTGCCGGGAGGTCTGTCCTGAAGGCATACCTGGGGTTTGTGCCTCCACTTCCAGCTTTGGTGCTCTCAAGAATAGGAGGCGACGGAGAGGTGTTCCACTTCCCACCAGAGCGCCCCTTGCTGTCTAAGAACATCGTCCAATGGCTGCAGAGAATAGAGAACAACCAGGAGCAGTGTGCAG GTGCGATCCCAGAAGTGGCATGGGACCCTCCAGTGCCGTTTTACGACTTCCTAGCCATCATGGACGAGGAGGCCCCTGGTTACGCAGCTCAGCGGAGCCCTAAAGTGAAACCCAAGGGCAAGAAGGAGCAGCCAGCCGGCGAGGCGAGGCAGGAGGCGGGGACGTCTGCTGGCAGAGGGGCTGAAGAGACGAGGCAGGACGTGGAGGGGACGTCTGCCGGAAGAGGAGCCGGCGAGGCGAGGCAGGAGAAGGAGGGGACATCTGTTGGAAGAGGAGCCCGCGAGGCAAGACAGGACGAGGAGGGGATGTTTGCTGGAGGAGGAGTCGACGAAGCgaggatggaggaggaggaggaggggatgTCTGCTGGAAGAGGAGCCGGCGAGGCAGGAAGAGGGGATGTCTGCTGGAAGAGGAGCCGGCAAGGCGAGGCAGTGGAAGGAGGGGACGTCTGCTGCAAGAGGAGCTGGCGAGGTGAGGCAGGAGGAGAGGACGTCTGCTGGAAAAGGAGTCGGCGAGGCGAGGCAGTAGAAGGAGGGGACATCTGCTGGaagaggagctgcaggagctgcTCTTAA
- the txndc16 gene encoding thioredoxin domain-containing protein 16 isoform X5: MKKIHLFRGPDVLRSFDIDTVFDVNAIVSHVLFAVLFDEVRCVHTPAELGRVERAAKGTADVVMGHIRVLGLPEHRALMEAAFVYGAKYQFVQTSGTLLLRHMEIADPSDVQACLWFLHCRTVSRLSEPCPHTLMRKPLTTINIHTFLQLMEAPLLTEAAVDPAEVDVVYSHLNVPVIFLFSRPETVHLDRVTAETLAWRLRGEAGLVLIHRDNPSVKTPLVYNAAYRLPQEQSLRYFTLKNVEEVVTLLRDQLLPKEREKQDKEEEIEYDWSGVGPTPLFADVLDDEVAESVYRDRGLMLDMDKVPELTADTFSAAVMQHGLMVVLFYVKWDAVSMAFLQSFVEVAHALEGVNGLDLASVNCGEWTDVCGDQNITSFPFVLLYQPGEAAQPYRGMLGAESLHTFLLLRQDPSPLELSSLAEVASFLEGDLYSRHLAHSPVRVMGLFTSADQGVAVFVEAAKSLRGEILLGLFVNKVADAWTDGHTVSLPALLVSRGPGVQQEAHTLLPSTSQNLAERIRCIVLDTFPELTVENLPWYLEQGKPLLLLFVGGGEGPLMTQPLEEMRMAQSVGQLVDVLPCWIHLGRTPAGRSVLKAYLGFVPPLPALVLSRIGGDGEVFHFPPERPLLSKNIVQWLQRIENNQEQCAGAIPEVAWDPPVPFYDFLAIMDEEAPGYAAQRSPKVKPKGKKEQPAGEARQEAGTSAGRGAEETRQDVEGTSAGRGAGEARQEKEGTSVGRGAREARQDEEGMFAGGGVDEARMEEEEEGMSAGRGAGEAGRGDVCWKRSRQGEAVEGGDVCCKRSWRGEAGGEDVCWKRSRRGEAVEGGDICWKRSCRSCS, encoded by the exons ATGAAGAAGATACATTTGTTCAG AGGCCCCGATGTTTTGAGAAGTTTTGATATTGACACCGTTTTTGATGTCAACGCCATCGTTTCTCACGTGCTGTT CGCCGTGCTCTTCGACGAGGTTCGCTGCGTGCACACACCTGCCGAGCTGGGGCGGGTGGAGAGAGCTGCGAAAGGGACCGCCGACGTAGTGATGGGCCACATCCGCGTGCTCGGCCTTCCAG AGCATCGGGCTTTAATGGAGGCAGCGTTTGTGTATGGAGCCAAGTACCAGTTTGTGCAGACCTCAGGAActctgctgctcagacacatgGA GATTGCTGATCCTTCAGATGTACAGGCGTGTCTCTGGTTCCTCCACTGCAGAACAGTGTCCCGGCTGTCTGAgccctgtccacacacactcatgagaAAGCCACTGACCACcatcaacatacacacattcctcCAGCTGATGGAGGCGCCACTTTTG ACGGAGGCAGCGGTGGACCCTGCTGAGGTGGACGTGGTATACAGCCATCTGAATGTGCCTGTGATCTTTCTGTTCTCACGGCCCGAGACGGTTCACCTGGACCGGGTCACCGCGGAGACCCTGGCCTGGAGACTCCGTGGGGAGGCAGGCCTCGTGCTCATCCACAG GGACAATCCCAGTGTCAAAACTCCGCTCGTATATAATGCTGCTTATCGCCTCCCACAGGAG CAGAGCTTGAGGTATTTTACACTGAAGAATGTTGAAGAGGTCGTCACCTTATTGAGAGACCAACTTTTGccaaaggagagggagaaacaagACAAGGAAGAAGAAATTGAATATGACTGGTCTGGTGTTG GCCCTACTCCTTTGTTTGCAGATGTCTTGGATGATGAGGTAGCGGAGTCAGTGTACAGGGACCGGGGATTGATGCTAGACATGGACAAGGTGCCCGAGCTCACGGCCGACACTTTTAGTGCTGCAGTGATGCAACATGGCCTCATGGTGGTGCTGTTCTATGTGAAAT GGGATGCTGTATCCATGGCTTTTCTGCAGTCATTTGTAGAGGTTGCTCATGCACTTGAAG GTGTGAATGGGCTAGACCTGGCCTCCGTGAACTGCGGAGAGTGGACAGATGTGTGCGGTGATCAGAACATCACCTCCTTCCCCTTTGTGCTGCTGTACCAACCTGGGGAGGCTGCCCAGCCCTACAGGGGCATGCTGGGAGCTGAGAGCCTCCACACATTCCTCCTCCT GCGTCAAGACCCCAGCCCTCTCGAGCTCTCCTCTCTGGCAGAGGTGGCGTCCTTCCTGGAAGGGGatttgtacagtaggcacttgGCTCACTCCCCTGTGCGGGTGATGGGTCTTTTCACATCCGCAGACCAGG GAGTGGCTGTATTTGTGGAAGCTGCAAAGTCTCTGAGAGGGGAGATACTCTTGGGGCTGTTTGTGAACAAAGTGGCTGACGCATG GACTGATGGACACACTGTGAGCCTCCCCGCTCTCTTGGTGTCTCGGGGACCTGGAGTTCAACAGGAAGCCCATACTCTCCTCCCATCTACATCACAGAACCTGGCTGAACGAATTCGGTGCATCGTACTGGACACATTT CCTGAGCTGACTGTGGAGAACCTGCCCTGGTATCTGGAGCAAGGCAAACCCTTGCTCTTACTCTTCGTTGGGGGAGGAGAGGGTCCCTTGATGACTCAGCCCCTGGAGGAGATGCGGATGGCTCAAAGTGTGGGGCAGCTTGTCGATGTCCTTCCCTGCTGGATCCACTT GGGCCGCACGCCTGCCGGGAGGTCTGTCCTGAAGGCATACCTGGGGTTTGTGCCTCCACTTCCAGCTTTGGTGCTCTCAAGAATAGGAGGCGACGGAGAGGTGTTCCACTTCCCACCAGAGCGCCCCTTGCTGTCTAAGAACATCGTCCAATGGCTGCAGAGAATAGAGAACAACCAGGAGCAGTGTGCAG GTGCGATCCCAGAAGTGGCATGGGACCCTCCAGTGCCGTTTTACGACTTCCTAGCCATCATGGACGAGGAGGCCCCTGGTTACGCAGCTCAGCGGAGCCCTAAAGTGAAACCCAAGGGCAAGAAGGAGCAGCCAGCCGGCGAGGCGAGGCAGGAGGCGGGGACGTCTGCTGGCAGAGGGGCTGAAGAGACGAGGCAGGACGTGGAGGGGACGTCTGCCGGAAGAGGAGCCGGCGAGGCGAGGCAGGAGAAGGAGGGGACATCTGTTGGAAGAGGAGCCCGCGAGGCAAGACAGGACGAGGAGGGGATGTTTGCTGGAGGAGGAGTCGACGAAGCgaggatggaggaggaggaggaggggatgTCTGCTGGAAGAGGAGCCGGCGAGGCAGGAAGAGGGGATGTCTGCTGGAAGAGGAGCCGGCAAGGCGAGGCAGTGGAAGGAGGGGACGTCTGCTGCAAGAGGAGCTGGCGAGGTGAGGCAGGAGGAGAGGACGTCTGCTGGAAAAGGAGTCGGCGAGGCGAGGCAGTAGAAGGAGGGGACATCTGCTGGaagaggagctgcaggagctgcTCTTAA
- the txndc16 gene encoding thioredoxin domain-containing protein 16 isoform X6 has product MEPSTSLCRPQELCCSDTWSKWWSANFKMIADPSDVQACLWFLHCRTVSRLSEPCPHTLMRKPLTTINIHTFLQLMEAPLLTEAAVDPAEVDVVYSHLNVPVIFLFSRPETVHLDRVTAETLAWRLRGEAGLVLIHRDNPSVKTPLVYNAAYRLPQEQSLRYFTLKNVEEVVTLLRDQLLPKEREKQDKEEEIEYDWSGVGPTPLFADVLDDEVAESVYRDRGLMLDMDKVPELTADTFSAAVMQHGLMVVLFYVKWDAVSMAFLQSFVEVAHALEGVNGLDLASVNCGEWTDVCGDQNITSFPFVLLYQPGEAAQPYRGMLGAESLHTFLLLRQDPSPLELSSLAEVASFLEGDLYSRHLAHSPVRVMGLFTSADQGVAVFVEAAKSLRGEILLGLFVNKVADAWTDGHTVSLPALLVSRGPGVQQEAHTLLPSTSQNLAERIRCIVLDTFPELTVENLPWYLEQGKPLLLLFVGGGEGPLMTQPLEEMRMAQSVGQLVDVLPCWIHLGRTPAGRSVLKAYLGFVPPLPALVLSRIGGDGEVFHFPPERPLLSKNIVQWLQRIENNQEQCAGAIPEVAWDPPVPFYDFLAIMDEEAPGYAAQRSPKVKPKGKKEQPAGEARQEAGTSAGRGAEETRQDVEGTSAGRGAGEARQEKEGTSVGRGAREARQDEEGMFAGGGVDEARMEEEEEGMSAGRGAGEAGRGDVCWKRSRQGEAVEGGDVCCKRSWRGEAGGEDVCWKRSRRGEAVEGGDICWKRSCRSCS; this is encoded by the exons ATGGAGCCAAGTACCAGTTTGTGCAGACCTCAGGAActctgctgctcagacacatgGAGTAAGTGGTGGTCTGCTAACTTCAAGAT GATTGCTGATCCTTCAGATGTACAGGCGTGTCTCTGGTTCCTCCACTGCAGAACAGTGTCCCGGCTGTCTGAgccctgtccacacacactcatgagaAAGCCACTGACCACcatcaacatacacacattcctcCAGCTGATGGAGGCGCCACTTTTG ACGGAGGCAGCGGTGGACCCTGCTGAGGTGGACGTGGTATACAGCCATCTGAATGTGCCTGTGATCTTTCTGTTCTCACGGCCCGAGACGGTTCACCTGGACCGGGTCACCGCGGAGACCCTGGCCTGGAGACTCCGTGGGGAGGCAGGCCTCGTGCTCATCCACAG GGACAATCCCAGTGTCAAAACTCCGCTCGTATATAATGCTGCTTATCGCCTCCCACAGGAG CAGAGCTTGAGGTATTTTACACTGAAGAATGTTGAAGAGGTCGTCACCTTATTGAGAGACCAACTTTTGccaaaggagagggagaaacaagACAAGGAAGAAGAAATTGAATATGACTGGTCTGGTGTTG GCCCTACTCCTTTGTTTGCAGATGTCTTGGATGATGAGGTAGCGGAGTCAGTGTACAGGGACCGGGGATTGATGCTAGACATGGACAAGGTGCCCGAGCTCACGGCCGACACTTTTAGTGCTGCAGTGATGCAACATGGCCTCATGGTGGTGCTGTTCTATGTGAAAT GGGATGCTGTATCCATGGCTTTTCTGCAGTCATTTGTAGAGGTTGCTCATGCACTTGAAG GTGTGAATGGGCTAGACCTGGCCTCCGTGAACTGCGGAGAGTGGACAGATGTGTGCGGTGATCAGAACATCACCTCCTTCCCCTTTGTGCTGCTGTACCAACCTGGGGAGGCTGCCCAGCCCTACAGGGGCATGCTGGGAGCTGAGAGCCTCCACACATTCCTCCTCCT GCGTCAAGACCCCAGCCCTCTCGAGCTCTCCTCTCTGGCAGAGGTGGCGTCCTTCCTGGAAGGGGatttgtacagtaggcacttgGCTCACTCCCCTGTGCGGGTGATGGGTCTTTTCACATCCGCAGACCAGG GAGTGGCTGTATTTGTGGAAGCTGCAAAGTCTCTGAGAGGGGAGATACTCTTGGGGCTGTTTGTGAACAAAGTGGCTGACGCATG GACTGATGGACACACTGTGAGCCTCCCCGCTCTCTTGGTGTCTCGGGGACCTGGAGTTCAACAGGAAGCCCATACTCTCCTCCCATCTACATCACAGAACCTGGCTGAACGAATTCGGTGCATCGTACTGGACACATTT CCTGAGCTGACTGTGGAGAACCTGCCCTGGTATCTGGAGCAAGGCAAACCCTTGCTCTTACTCTTCGTTGGGGGAGGAGAGGGTCCCTTGATGACTCAGCCCCTGGAGGAGATGCGGATGGCTCAAAGTGTGGGGCAGCTTGTCGATGTCCTTCCCTGCTGGATCCACTT GGGCCGCACGCCTGCCGGGAGGTCTGTCCTGAAGGCATACCTGGGGTTTGTGCCTCCACTTCCAGCTTTGGTGCTCTCAAGAATAGGAGGCGACGGAGAGGTGTTCCACTTCCCACCAGAGCGCCCCTTGCTGTCTAAGAACATCGTCCAATGGCTGCAGAGAATAGAGAACAACCAGGAGCAGTGTGCAG GTGCGATCCCAGAAGTGGCATGGGACCCTCCAGTGCCGTTTTACGACTTCCTAGCCATCATGGACGAGGAGGCCCCTGGTTACGCAGCTCAGCGGAGCCCTAAAGTGAAACCCAAGGGCAAGAAGGAGCAGCCAGCCGGCGAGGCGAGGCAGGAGGCGGGGACGTCTGCTGGCAGAGGGGCTGAAGAGACGAGGCAGGACGTGGAGGGGACGTCTGCCGGAAGAGGAGCCGGCGAGGCGAGGCAGGAGAAGGAGGGGACATCTGTTGGAAGAGGAGCCCGCGAGGCAAGACAGGACGAGGAGGGGATGTTTGCTGGAGGAGGAGTCGACGAAGCgaggatggaggaggaggaggaggggatgTCTGCTGGAAGAGGAGCCGGCGAGGCAGGAAGAGGGGATGTCTGCTGGAAGAGGAGCCGGCAAGGCGAGGCAGTGGAAGGAGGGGACGTCTGCTGCAAGAGGAGCTGGCGAGGTGAGGCAGGAGGAGAGGACGTCTGCTGGAAAAGGAGTCGGCGAGGCGAGGCAGTAGAAGGAGGGGACATCTGCTGGaagaggagctgcaggagctgcTCTTAA